In one window of Vanrija pseudolonga chromosome 5, complete sequence DNA:
- the hpcH_1 gene encoding 4-hydroxy-2-oxo-heptane-1,7-dioate aldolase codes for MTVTNNSTPAAMAKRTYLRNALNKGEAGVGMWLTLPGSALAKTVATIPGFNWILIDAEHGQIVDSHYYDLCQHLTAEQISPIIRIPGDEPWMIKRALDSGAQGLMTPMCHNADIARRVVSTSKFAPVGTRGCGSPFTHQIFGIAEGEYEVTCDDNLLVIVQIESSQGLLNVKEIAEVPGVDILFVGPFDLAKSMNIKFGSEEHEAGIAKVLAATHAAGKKAAIFCMTGAQAKKRLQQGFDMVSIATDTDSIIAEFSRQIAAVQGTE; via the exons ATGACCGTGACCAACAACTCCACTCCCGCTGCCATGGCCAAGCGGACCTACCTCCGCAACGCCCTCAACAAGGGCGAGGCTGGAGTCGGTATGTGGCTCACCCTTCCCGGCTCCGCCCTGGCAAAGACTGTCGCCACCATTCCCGGCTTCAACTGGATCCTCATTGACGCGGAGCACGGCCAAATTGTCGACTCGCACTACTACGAC CTTTGCCAGCACCTCACTGCAGAGCAGATCAGCCCAATCATCCGCATCCCCGGCGACGAGCCTTGGATGATCAAGCGCGCGCTTGATTCTGGTGCCCAAGGTCTGATGACCCCCATGTGCCACAATGCC GACATCGCCAGGCGCGTTGTTTCGACCAGCAAGTTTGCTCCGGTCGGCACTCGCGGCTGCGGTTCCCCCTTCACGCACCAGATCTTTGGTATCGCCGAAGGCGAGTACGAAGTCACTTGCGACGACAACCTCCTTGTCATCGTCCAGATCGAGTCATCGCAAGGCCTGCTCAACGTCAAGGAAATTGCCGAGGTGCCCGGTGTCGACATCCTGTTCGTGGGCCCATTTGACCTCGCCAAGTCGATGAACATCAAGTTTGGGTCCGAAGAGCACGAGGCTGGGATTGCCAAGGTGCTTGCCGCGACGCACGCCGCTGGGAAGAAGGCAGCCATCTTCTGCATGACCGGTGCgcaggccaagaagcgcCTCCAGCAGGGCTTTGACATGGTCTCGATTGCTACCGACACCGACTCTATCATCGCCGAGTTCTCTCGCCAGATCGCCGCTGTCCAGGGGACCGAGTAG
- the OPT3 gene encoding Oligopeptide transporter 3, whose translation MELGRTAEDRVPPFSVAQPMEEPKVKEGLHPTEPNDKESYDDVPVLDNAKLIDDETHEAIIVTGEDAANFLLPIRDDGDPALTFRSLFLGTGVAAFQATMNQIYSFKPTSVTISGSFIVLIIFFIGRFWAYALPRGDRLHKRWVEKGGSGSKPLWLTLALLLNPGEFGLKEHAVAALCATSASNATASINVFTVQKLFYDSHPDALTVILTILSTGLFGYGLTGLLRPVTVWDVEAVFWTNIPVVKTLQALHWDGLKTSKPLRVFWYCFSGMAVWQVFPAYVMPYLNSVSIPCLAAMHAKGNTGKILNNIFGGSLNNQGLGLFSVSFDWQYITSYSTSLPLKMQVNFLLGLIICYCAYLGVYYTNRWDAKSFPFMSNTLRRADGGRYVPTQVFINGRLDEAKLAEYGLPYLSGSFAYSLMIVNSALGALLAHALFFWSGGIIKSIKNARKGFFPDRHHNAMKKYKEVEWYWYVSLLVLSFVFGIVVVAKRDVGLPIWGYILALAMGSLIAPLNTILYSRFGDDISTRIVMKMIAGLAIPGRPIGNLYFGAWSYAIVEQAESLSSELKMGEYLKIPPRVMFTTQIWGTVFGAFINYVVMVSITNRYGDLLADTNGSSTWSGANYQAINANATTWALAKYLYASGGRYVQVPAAIGFGFLAVCIHRLIYVWVKKIGPINVNDINLPQLLSYSGSLAGVSQGCILLSRLIVGFYTQFYLRNYKPKIFSKYSYLVTAAFDGGSLVVLFILSFAVFGAGNSQPVYFPEWWGNLEWPKYLDHCPQITS comes from the exons ATGGAGCTAGGCCGCACTGCCGAGGACCGAGTCCCTCCCTTCTCCGTCGCCCAGCCGATGGAGGAGCCAAAAGTCAAGGAAGGACTCCACCCAACCGAGCCCAACGACAAGGAGTCGTACGACGACGTCCCAGTTCTCGACAATGCCAAGCTCATTGACGATGAAACCCACGAAGCGATCATTGTCACTGGCGAGGATGCCGCCAACTTTCTCCTGCCGatccgcgacgacggcgacccgGCCCTCACCTTCCGAAGCCTGTTCCTTGGAACAGGTGTCGCCGCCTTCCAGGCCACCATGAACCAGATCTACAGC TTCAAACCCACGTCCGTCACCATCTCCGGCTCCTtcatcgtcctcatcatcTTCTTCATCGGCCGTTTCTGGGCATATGCTCTGCCCCGCGGCGACCGCCTTCACAAGCGCTGGGTTGAAAAGGGCGGAAGCGGCAGCAAGCCCTTGTGGCTGACGTTGGCCCTTCTCCTCAACCCCGGCGAGTTTGGTCTCAaggagcacgccgtcgcggcgttGTGCGCTACCTCGGCGTCAAATGCCACGGCTTCGATTAACGTGTTCACTG TCCAGAAACTCTTCTACGACTCGCACCCCGACGCACTCACTGTCATCCTCACCATCCTCTCCACCGGCCTCTTCGGCTACGGTCTCACAGGCCTACTCCGCCCCGTTACAGTCTGGGACGTCGAGGCAGTCTTCTGGACCAACATTCCGGTCGTCAAAACCCTCCAGGCGCTGCACTGGGATGGCCTCAAGACCTCGAAGCCTCTCCGCGTCTTCTGGTACTGCTTCAGCGGCATGGCCGTGTGGCAGGTCTTCCCGGCCTACGTCATGCCCTATCTGAATTCCGTGTCGATCCCCTGTCTGGCCGCGATGCACGCCAAAGGCAACACGGGGAAGATTCTCAACAATATTTTCGGTGGATCACTCAACAACCAAGGTCTGGGGCTGTTCTCGGTGTCATTCGACTGGCAATACATCACTTCCTATTCGACGTCTTTGCCGCTTAAGATGCAGGTAAACTTCCTCCTGGGCCTCATAATTTGTTACTGCGCATACTTGGGTGTCTACTACACCAACAGGTGGGACGCCAAGTCGTTCCCCTTCATGAGCAACactctgcgccgcgccgatggcgGCCGCTACGTCCCTACCCAGGTGTTTATCaatggccgcctcgacgaggccaagctcgccgagtacGGTCTCCCCTACCTCTCTGGCAGCTTTGCCTACTCGCTCATGATCGTCAACTCGGCG CTTGGAGCCCTTCTCGCCCATGCCCTCTTCTTCTGGAGCGGAGGTATCATCAAGTCGATCAAGAACGCTCGCAAAGGATTCTTCCCAGACCGTCACCACAACGCCATGAAAAAGTACAAGGAGGTCGAGTGGTACTGGTATGtctccctcctcgtcctctcgtTTGTTTTCGGCATCGTTGTCGTGGCCAAGCGCGACGTCGGTCTTCCCATCTGGGGCTACATTCTGGCTCTCGCCATGGGCTCGCTGATTGCCCCGCTG AACACCATCCTGTACTCCCGTTTTGGCGATGACATCTCCACCCGTATCGTCATGAAGATGATCGCTGGTTTGGCTATTCCCGGCCGCCCTATCGGCAACCTCTACTTTGGCGCTTGGTCGTACGCTATCGTCGAGCAGGCAGAAAGCCTCTCGAGCGAGCTCAAGATGGGCGAATACC TCAAGATTCCTCCCCGTGTCATGTTCACGACGCAGATTTGGGGAACAGTGTTCGGCGCATTCATCAACTACGTCGTCATGGTTAGCATCACCAACCGCTacggcgacctcctcgccgacacgaACGGTTCTAGCACATGGAGCGGTGCCAACTACCAGGCCatcaacgccaacgccacgACCTGGGCGCTTGCCAAGTACTTGTATGCTTCCGGGGGCCGCTACGTCCAGgtccccgccgccattgGGTTTGGCTTCCTGGCCGTCTGTATTCACCGCCTCATCTACGTC TGGGTCAAGAAGATTGGGCCGATCAACGTCAACGACATCAACCTCCCTCAGCTTCTCTCATACTCTGGCTCGCTTGCCGGTGTCAGCCAGGGCTGTATCCTCCTCTCCCGTCTTATCGTCGGATTCTACACCCAGTTCTACCTCCGCAACTACAAGCCCAAAATCTTCTCCAAGTACTCGTATCTCGTCACCGCTGCTTTCGACGGTGGCTCTCTTGTCGTGCTGTTCATCCTCTCGTTTGCCGTCTTTGGTGCCGGCAACAGCCAGCCTGTCTACTTCCCCGAGTGGTGGGGCAACCTCGAGTGGCCAAAGTACCTCGACCACTGTCCTCAGATCACGTCGTag
- the YUC8_0 gene encoding putative indole-3-pyruvate monooxygenase YUCCA8, with protein MSPTALVERDGAVDSIAQLKALVANGHATHPNGAPKSTLVRDGPMRQPVKNDFMYEFKHDVELPTIQRNGDFALDVDAVAVADQVIAQLAAAFNKPSMFADLFIEDGVWKDKVVVSWDYRSFNGAAKIASAAEDILVPVSNVRRLAPTPKVDRPYPDLAWIKVHFSFDTNVAGASGVANIVNTPAGPKIWTLHTVIESLHQFPELPNRDGHMIAPVSWATQRATDTNFDDRQPDVVIVGGGHNGLMMAARLKALGVDALIIERNARIGDNWRSRYEALSLHFPHWADHFSYMPYPEHWPVYTPAAKLGDWLEWYASAQELYAWTSSSVEDVTQEADGSWVIGLDRNGVKRTLTPKHLVMAASLAGVPMSPVVPGQDSFTGTIRHSTEHDSSREWVGKRVLVVGTSSSGFDTAYDFARRGIDVTILQRSPTYIMSLTHSVPRIIGLYDPKDGRPNLDECDRAAYSMPVGPGEPLGRRLAEDLEVLDHDLLEAMEKRGFKTWRGQRGTGTQTLGYTKNGGFYFDAGACKRIVNGDIKVEQGFVERFACDTVVLSGGREHHYDLVINATGFSNTIDSVRATLGSAVADRCDKIWGMDAEGELNGAWKHCGVDNLWIMVGTLQHGRYHSKRVSLRIKAMLEGIAGVRYVK; from the exons ATGTCCCCTACCGCCCTGGTTgaacgcgacggcgccgtaGACTCGATTGCCCAGCTCAAGGCCCTGGTCGCCAATGGCCATGCAACCCACCCGAACGGGGCACCGAAGAGCACTCTTGTGCGCGACGGGCCCATGCGCCAGCCAGTCAAGAATGACTTTATGTACGAGTTCaagcacgacgtcgagctaCCAACAATTCAGCGCAATGGCGACTTTGCCCtggatgtcgacgccgtcgcggtcgcggacCAGGTCATCGCCCAGCTTGCCGCGGCATTTAACAAGCCGTCGATGTTCGCGGACCTGTTCATCGAAGATG GCGTCTGGAAGGACAAGGTTGTCGTCTCCTGGGACTATCGCTCATTCAACGGCGCAGCAAAGATTGCATCGGCCGCAGAGGACATCTTGGTGCCGGTGTCCAATGTCAGGCGCCTCGCTCCCACCCCCAAAGTCGATCGCCCGTACCCCGACCTTGCCTGGATCAAGGTGCACTTCTCATTCGACACCAACGTTGCCGGGGCTTCGGGCGTTGCCAACATTGTCAACACCCCCGCCGGTCCAAAGATCTGGACGCTGCACACAGTGATCGAGTCGCTCCACCAGTTCCCAGAGCTGCCCAACCGCGATGGGCACATGATCGCTCCAGTCTCGTGGGCCACGCAGCGCGCAACGGACACCAATTTCGATGACAGGCAGCCCGacgtcgtcattgtcggtGGTGGCCACAACGGCCTCATGATGGCGGCACGTCTCAAGGCTTTGGGCGTCGATGCACTCATCATCGAGCGCAACGCGCGCATCGGCGACAACTGGAGGTCTCGATACGAGGCCCTGTCCCTCCATTTTCCGCACTGGGCCGACCACTTCTCCTACATGCCCTACCCCGAGCACTGGCCCGTGTACACTccggcggccaagctcggcgactGGCTAGAGTGGTATGCGTCGGCGCAGGAGCTGTACGCgtggacgtcgtcgtccgtcgaggacgtcacCCAGGAGGCCGATGGCTCATGGGTCATTGGCCTCGATCGCAACGGCGTCAAGCGCACTCTCACGCCCAAGCACTTGGTCATGGCCGCATCTCTTGCTGGCGTCCCAATGTCGCCGGTGGTGCCTGGCCAAGACTCTTTCACCGGCACTATTCGCCACTCCACGGAGCATGACTCGAGCCGCGAGTGGGTCGGCAAGCGGGTCTTGGTGGTTggcacctcgagctcgggatTCGACACGGCCTACGACTTTGCGCGCCGTGGCATCGACGTTACCATCCTCCAGCGCTCTCCGACGTATATCATGAGTTTGACCCACTCGGTGCCACGGATCATCGGTCTGTACGACCCCAAGGATGGGCGGCCGAACCTCGACGAGTGCGACCGTGCTGCCTACTCGATGCCCGTTGGCCCCGGTGAACCCCTTGGCCGTCGCCtggccgaggacctcgaggtgCTGGACCACGACCTGCTTGAGGCAATGGAGAAGCGCGGGTTCAAGACGTGGCGCGGTCAGCGCGGAACTGGAACACAGACGCTGGGCTACACCAAGAACGGTGGCTTTTACTTTGACGCCGGTGCTTGTAAGCGGATTGTCAACGGCGACATCAAGGTTGAACAGGGGTTCGTTGAGCGGTTTGCTTGCGACACGGTCGTGTTGTCCGGGGGTCGCGAGCACCACTACGACTTGGTCATCAATGCGACTGGGTTTAGCAACACGATCGACTCGGTTCGAGCGACCCTTGGCTCGGCTGTGGCGGACCGCTGCGACAAGATCTGGGGTATggatgccgagggcgagctgaaCGGGGCGTGGAAGCACTGCGGGGTGGACAATCTCTGGATCATGGTGGGGACCCTGCAGCATGGCCGATATCATTCAAAGCGGGTTTCGCTGCGTATCAAGGCGATGCTGGAGGGTATCGCCGGGGTGAGGTATGTCAAGTAG